Proteins from one Desulfuribacillus alkaliarsenatis genomic window:
- a CDS encoding pyrimidine/purine nucleoside phosphorylase produces the protein MEQFENVTIVKKANVYFDGKVTSRAVLFPNGEKKTLGIMMPGEYEFGTSEKEIMEILAGDLEVQFPGDDSWIHITGGQSFEVPANASFKLKIKELTDYCCSYIK, from the coding sequence ATGGAGCAATTTGAAAATGTAACAATTGTAAAGAAGGCAAACGTGTACTTTGATGGGAAGGTGACGAGTAGAGCTGTCCTATTTCCGAACGGAGAAAAGAAAACATTAGGAATTATGATGCCAGGTGAATATGAGTTTGGCACATCAGAGAAAGAGATAATGGAAATTCTTGCGGGTGATTTAGAAGTTCAGTTTCCAGGGGATGATAGCTGGATACATATTACAGGTGGCCAATCTTTTGAAGTACCAGCCAATGCAAGCTTTAAGTTAAAAATCAAAGAGCTTACGGATTATTGCTGCTCCTATATTAAATAA
- a CDS encoding 4Fe-4S dicluster domain-containing protein yields the protein MEKSAQFNRRSFIKKSVQATVVAGVIATANNSVVAAVTEEQGSKGYVGSIIDLTKCDGCANYGMPLCVSACKQKNEHRFPEPTEPIKDYWPQKRHEDYSRERDRYDRLTPYNWTYIEEVKVEHEGVIEPVSIPRRCMHCVDAPCQKLCPFGVISKSDQGSVMIDEFFCMGGAKCRDVCPWEIPQRQAGVGVYMHIAPDLAGGGVMYKCDMCNDLLAKGQKPACETACPTGAIEFGPVEEMRKRALEKAEQISGYVYGDEENGGTLTFYVSKVPFDKINDAIVKSKEETLSQDKRPSGRPNMEPDVKNVLDSTKGLMMATLIAPVAGLATAGITAYKTMQGSKRESGDENEDS from the coding sequence ATGGAAAAGTCAGCTCAATTTAATAGACGTTCGTTTATCAAGAAATCAGTACAAGCAACTGTAGTTGCTGGTGTGATAGCTACAGCAAATAATTCTGTAGTAGCTGCTGTTACTGAAGAACAGGGCAGCAAAGGCTATGTTGGCTCCATTATCGATTTAACAAAATGTGATGGTTGCGCTAACTATGGCATGCCATTATGTGTTTCGGCATGTAAACAGAAGAATGAACACCGTTTCCCAGAACCTACAGAGCCAATTAAGGATTACTGGCCACAGAAAAGGCATGAAGATTACTCGAGGGAGCGGGATCGTTATGATCGCTTAACTCCATACAACTGGACTTATATAGAAGAGGTAAAAGTTGAGCACGAAGGTGTAATAGAACCCGTGTCGATACCGAGACGCTGTATGCATTGCGTAGATGCACCTTGCCAAAAACTCTGTCCATTTGGTGTAATTAGCAAATCTGACCAAGGCTCAGTAATGATTGATGAGTTTTTCTGTATGGGTGGAGCGAAATGTCGTGATGTATGTCCGTGGGAAATTCCACAACGACAAGCTGGTGTCGGAGTATATATGCATATTGCACCAGATTTAGCTGGCGGCGGTGTAATGTACAAATGTGATATGTGTAATGATTTACTAGCCAAAGGACAAAAGCCAGCCTGTGAAACAGCGTGTCCTACTGGCGCTATAGAATTTGGACCTGTAGAGGAAATGAGAAAACGTGCTCTTGAAAAGGCAGAGCAAATTAGTGGATATGTATACGGCGATGAAGAAAATGGTGGTACGTTAACATTTTATGTTTCAAAGGTACCATTTGATAAAATAAACGACGCAATCGTTAAAAGTAAAGAAGAAACCTTATCGCAAGATAAGCGCCCAAGCGGAAGACCTAATATGGAACCAGATGTTAAAAATGTGTTAGACAGCACAAAGGGCTTGATGATGGCAACACTAATTGCCCCAGTAGCAGGGCTAGCAACTGCAGGCATCACTGCATATAAAACGATGCAAGGAAGTAAGCGCGAAAGTGGTGATGAAAATGAAGATTCTTAG
- a CDS encoding ABC transporter permease: MKTPLPNSSTRNNSSTRTGLLFSSWNRRKRTLAAIIVASIFLTTLLGTGLLLSDDGLKTQLQLRNQAPSLEHLFGTDWLGRDMLTRTLKGLLLSFWVGVIASFSSVIISIILGIMAGTLGRYVDAFISWLIDLFLSVPHLLALILISFALGGGFKGVVIGVALTHWPRLARLIRAEILQLRSSEYIQISKRLGKSNWWIARKHMMPHIVPQALVGFLLLFPHAILHEAGVTFLGMGLSSSQPAIGIILSESMRYLSAGMWWLALFPGLCLLLMVRMFDIIGENLRLMLHPHEARK; the protein is encoded by the coding sequence ATGAAGACTCCTTTACCTAATAGTTCAACCCGTAATAATAGTTCAACTCGTACAGGTCTATTGTTTTCGAGCTGGAATCGTAGGAAGCGGACACTGGCAGCAATCATTGTTGCTAGTATCTTTCTGACTACGCTTCTGGGAACAGGATTACTTTTATCTGATGATGGGTTGAAAACGCAGTTACAACTGCGAAATCAAGCACCATCACTAGAACATCTCTTTGGCACTGATTGGCTTGGTAGAGATATGTTAACCCGTACATTGAAAGGTTTATTGTTAAGCTTCTGGGTTGGTGTGATAGCTTCCTTTAGCAGTGTAATAATATCAATAATTTTAGGGATTATGGCTGGAACGCTAGGGCGTTATGTTGATGCATTTATTTCTTGGTTGATAGATTTGTTTTTAAGTGTTCCTCATTTATTGGCACTAATACTTATATCATTCGCACTTGGTGGAGGTTTTAAGGGTGTCGTCATTGGTGTGGCGCTGACGCATTGGCCGAGATTAGCACGTTTGATTAGAGCAGAGATATTACAGCTGCGTTCTTCGGAGTATATTCAAATATCAAAGCGCTTAGGTAAGTCAAACTGGTGGATTGCCAGAAAGCATATGATGCCACATATTGTTCCGCAAGCGTTAGTTGGGTTCTTATTACTGTTCCCCCATGCGATTTTACATGAAGCGGGCGTGACATTCTTGGGTATGGGCTTATCATCTTCGCAGCCTGCCATTGGTATCATTCTATCAGAATCAATGCGCTATCTATCGGCAGGTATGTGGTGGCTAGCTTTATTCCCTGGATTATGCTTACTGTTAATGGTTCGGATGTTTGATATTATCGGTGAAAACCTTAGACTGATGCTTCATCCTCATGAGGCTCGTAAATAA
- the fusA gene encoding elongation factor G, whose amino-acid sequence MKAYEAEKIRNIALLGHGGSGKTSITEAALFTAGLTTRIGRTEDGNTVSDFDKEETSRNISISTSLIPIEWEGYKINFLDTPGYFDFIGEAQSSVKVTGGVIIAVDATNGVEVGTEKAWEMAMARKIPTFIFVNKMDRENSNFEKVLSDLRDTFGKKVAPFQIPLGANDSFVGNVNVAKMIAREYTGKDCIDIPIPEELKDKAMEIREMLMESVAESDDELMEKYFAGEPFTDEEMQSGLRAGIIAGEIVPVICGAATKNIGIHTLLNVITDYSPSPKDMPAKEGVNPYTKKKITRTLEADEPFSAQVFKTIVDPYVGKISLLKIISGNLTPDMEVYNSNKDEKEKIANLFSLRGKNQIDVQAARAGDIVAVAKLQHTITGDTLCSVNAPIMYSKIDFSDPQLYLAIEPKAKGDEEKINMGLVRLTEEDPSFSFERNVETKQTLIRGQGELHIKVIVSKLKSKFGIDVELSDAKVPYRETIKGKSDVQGKHKKQSGGHGQYGDVKIKFEPSTEEFEFNETVFGGAVPKAYIPAVEKGLRESMEQGVLAGYPVINVKATLFDGSYHDVDSSEMAFKIAAGIAFRKGMELAKPVILEPIVELKIIVPEAYMGEVMGDMNKRRGRINGIEPQINGDQLIIAEAPQSETFKYAIDLRSITQARGSFTSKFVRYEEAPPNVSEQVIAAAKAEK is encoded by the coding sequence ATGAAGGCTTATGAGGCTGAGAAGATTAGAAACATTGCATTATTGGGGCATGGTGGTAGCGGAAAGACATCAATTACGGAAGCAGCTTTATTCACGGCAGGACTTACTACGAGAATCGGCAGAACGGAAGACGGCAACACGGTATCAGATTTTGACAAAGAAGAGACATCGAGAAACATTTCGATTAGCACATCACTAATTCCTATTGAATGGGAAGGCTACAAAATTAATTTCCTTGATACACCAGGGTATTTTGACTTTATTGGCGAAGCACAAAGTAGCGTCAAAGTAACAGGCGGTGTTATTATTGCCGTTGATGCTACCAATGGAGTTGAGGTAGGAACGGAAAAGGCCTGGGAGATGGCGATGGCTAGGAAAATTCCTACATTTATCTTTGTTAATAAGATGGATCGTGAGAATTCGAATTTTGAGAAAGTATTAAGTGATTTAAGGGACACATTTGGTAAAAAGGTTGCCCCTTTTCAAATCCCGCTAGGAGCAAACGACTCCTTTGTTGGTAATGTTAATGTTGCTAAGATGATCGCCAGGGAATACACGGGCAAAGACTGCATTGATATTCCGATTCCAGAGGAACTTAAGGATAAGGCTATGGAAATCCGCGAGATGCTGATGGAATCTGTAGCTGAAAGTGACGACGAGCTGATGGAAAAATATTTTGCTGGTGAGCCATTTACTGATGAAGAAATGCAGAGTGGACTACGGGCAGGTATTATCGCTGGTGAAATCGTCCCAGTCATTTGTGGTGCTGCTACAAAAAATATAGGCATACATACATTGTTAAATGTAATTACTGATTACTCTCCTTCCCCGAAAGACATGCCTGCTAAAGAAGGCGTAAACCCTTATACAAAAAAGAAGATAACAAGAACCTTAGAAGCAGATGAGCCTTTCTCTGCACAAGTCTTTAAAACAATCGTAGACCCCTATGTGGGCAAAATATCTCTCCTGAAAATTATATCTGGAAACCTAACCCCTGATATGGAAGTATATAATTCGAATAAAGATGAAAAAGAAAAAATCGCAAACTTGTTCTCGTTACGTGGTAAAAATCAAATTGATGTGCAAGCTGCCCGTGCAGGCGATATTGTTGCCGTTGCAAAACTGCAGCATACCATCACAGGGGATACACTTTGTAGTGTTAACGCGCCAATAATGTATAGTAAAATTGATTTCTCTGACCCACAGCTGTATCTTGCAATAGAGCCAAAGGCTAAGGGTGATGAAGAAAAAATTAACATGGGGTTGGTTAGGCTAACAGAAGAAGACCCGAGCTTTTCCTTCGAACGAAATGTAGAGACGAAGCAGACCTTAATCAGAGGGCAAGGCGAATTACATATAAAAGTTATCGTAAGCAAGCTAAAAAGTAAATTTGGTATTGATGTTGAGCTTAGTGATGCTAAAGTACCTTACCGTGAAACTATCAAAGGTAAATCGGATGTTCAAGGGAAGCACAAGAAGCAATCAGGTGGGCACGGTCAATATGGAGACGTTAAAATAAAATTTGAGCCTTCCACGGAAGAGTTCGAATTCAATGAGACGGTCTTCGGTGGCGCTGTGCCGAAGGCATATATACCAGCAGTAGAAAAGGGCTTAAGGGAGTCAATGGAGCAAGGGGTATTGGCAGGATATCCAGTAATCAACGTAAAGGCGACACTATTTGATGGTTCCTACCATGATGTCGATTCCTCGGAGATGGCCTTTAAAATTGCTGCAGGAATTGCCTTTAGAAAAGGGATGGAGCTGGCAAAGCCAGTAATCTTAGAACCAATTGTTGAATTGAAAATCATTGTCCCAGAAGCGTATATGGGTGAGGTTATGGGTGATATGAACAAGAGACGCGGCAGAATTAACGGTATTGAGCCACAGATAAATGGTGATCAACTAATAATCGCCGAAGCGCCGCAATCGGAAACATTCAAATACGCAATAGACCTACGCTCAATTACGCAGGCTAGAGGCAGCTTTACCTCGAAGTTTGTTCGTTACGAGGAAGCGCCACCTAATGTTAGCGAACAGGTAATTGCAGCTGCGAAAGCAGAGAAATAA
- a CDS encoding ABC transporter permease, whose translation MEIIKKLVRLATLLVAVCILSFTLVYQSPVDPVSAYIGADMLLVGQDQRQQIAEYWGLDRSGPEQFLRWSGALLQGDFGTSMIYRKPVAEVIGEKFIASVALMSVAWVLSGVIGFILGVWAAYKRDTIIDRLIKWYCYTLASTPTFWMGLLLLMVFAVWLQWFPVGMGAPAGVLAADVTIWDRIKHLILPALTLSIIGIAPVALHTRQKLIDVLSSDYVLFAKARGESGVTIIRRHGIRNVAIPALTLQFASFSELFGGAVLAEAVFSYPGLGQASVEAGLRGDVPLLLGIVIFSTVFVFVGNLLADISYRLLDPRIRKGDSM comes from the coding sequence ATGGAAATAATTAAGAAACTGGTGCGGTTGGCTACCTTGTTGGTAGCCGTCTGCATTCTTTCATTTACATTAGTCTATCAATCACCAGTAGACCCAGTGTCAGCGTATATTGGCGCTGATATGCTGCTTGTCGGTCAGGATCAACGACAACAAATTGCAGAATATTGGGGACTTGACCGCTCAGGACCTGAACAGTTCTTGCGTTGGTCGGGGGCGTTGCTGCAGGGGGATTTTGGTACATCGATGATTTATCGAAAACCTGTAGCAGAAGTTATTGGTGAGAAGTTTATTGCTTCCGTAGCACTCATGAGCGTGGCATGGGTATTATCGGGAGTGATTGGTTTCATATTAGGAGTATGGGCCGCTTATAAGCGGGACACCATTATAGATAGATTGATTAAGTGGTATTGCTATACATTAGCGTCAACACCAACCTTTTGGATGGGATTGCTTTTGCTAATGGTATTTGCTGTTTGGTTGCAGTGGTTTCCTGTTGGAATGGGTGCGCCAGCGGGGGTGTTAGCGGCAGATGTTACAATTTGGGACCGTATTAAGCACTTAATCCTGCCTGCTCTCACATTAAGTATTATTGGTATAGCACCAGTAGCACTGCATACAAGACAGAAATTAATTGATGTTTTATCTAGTGACTATGTATTATTTGCTAAAGCTCGTGGAGAGAGTGGAGTTACCATTATCCGTAGGCATGGAATTAGAAACGTAGCAATTCCGGCACTAACATTGCAATTTGCTTCCTTTAGTGAGTTGTTTGGAGGTGCGGTACTCGCAGAAGCGGTGTTCTCTTATCCAGGGCTAGGGCAGGCAAGTGTAGAAGCAGGACTGCGTGGTGACGTGCCATTGTTACTTGGAATTGTGATCTTTAGTACGGTGTTTGTGTTTGTAGGGAACCTGCTTGCAGACATCTCCTATCGTTTACTTGACCCAAGAATACGGAAGGGGGATTCAATGTAA
- a CDS encoding metal-sensitive transcriptional regulator, with protein MEYNKQLKNRLKRVEGQINGILRMIEEGKDCREVVMQLSAARSALDKTIAVVVSENLEACIRAQMEKGEGTEELIQEAVNMLVKSR; from the coding sequence ATGGAATATAATAAGCAATTGAAAAATCGCCTAAAACGTGTAGAGGGTCAAATCAATGGGATTTTACGAATGATAGAAGAAGGAAAGGATTGCAGAGAGGTAGTAATGCAATTGTCTGCAGCTAGGAGCGCTTTAGACAAAACAATTGCGGTTGTTGTTAGTGAGAATCTGGAGGCGTGTATTCGCGCGCAAATGGAGAAGGGTGAAGGTACGGAGGAACTAATTCAGGAAGCAGTCAACATGTTGGTGAAAAGTAGATAG
- a CDS encoding ABC transporter ATP-binding protein — MSTAVSNARSYVADNPLTKHKHVSKPNLKVVPAKAKQSVPVLQAKDISISFCQYTKGLEQSYQKVITSLHLDVHAGEVVAIVGSSGSGKSLLAHSILGILPDNCQLSGELYYKGAPLSEVELSKLRGKEISLVPQSINYLDPLMKVGKQVETSVPKEKGNKKSVVRQLFSKFGLAPKVEEMYPFQLSGGMARRAIVSAAIAGNPKLLVADEPTPGLDEEGVKEALSFFKKLSNQGHSIIMITHDLEAALQIADRIVVFYAGTTVEMAPVRDFAGAGENLRHPYSKALWNALPQNGFQPLAGSQPLHDQLPKGCFFGPRCSLKTEMCEQHLPELRGLRDGSVRCIHAT; from the coding sequence ATGTCAACGGCAGTTTCAAATGCACGGTCGTATGTAGCAGACAACCCTTTAACAAAACATAAGCATGTTTCTAAACCAAATTTGAAGGTAGTCCCAGCAAAGGCAAAGCAATCCGTGCCAGTATTACAGGCTAAGGATATTTCTATATCGTTTTGTCAATACACGAAAGGTCTTGAGCAAAGTTATCAAAAGGTCATTACAAGCTTGCATTTAGATGTGCATGCTGGTGAAGTTGTTGCTATAGTAGGCTCAAGTGGATCAGGTAAGAGTTTATTGGCCCATTCTATCCTAGGGATTCTACCAGATAATTGTCAGTTATCGGGAGAGCTTTATTACAAGGGAGCTCCGCTGTCTGAAGTTGAACTGAGTAAATTGCGTGGAAAAGAGATATCCCTTGTACCCCAATCAATTAACTACTTGGACCCGTTAATGAAAGTTGGAAAACAGGTAGAAACTTCTGTGCCGAAAGAAAAAGGAAACAAGAAGTCTGTTGTTCGTCAACTGTTCTCTAAGTTTGGTTTAGCTCCAAAGGTAGAAGAAATGTATCCGTTTCAACTTTCAGGGGGAATGGCGCGCAGGGCGATTGTGTCTGCAGCTATAGCTGGAAATCCAAAGCTATTGGTAGCAGATGAACCGACACCGGGATTAGATGAAGAAGGTGTTAAGGAAGCACTATCCTTCTTTAAAAAACTATCAAACCAAGGACATTCTATTATAATGATTACACATGACTTGGAAGCAGCCTTGCAAATTGCTGATAGAATTGTAGTCTTTTATGCTGGGACTACGGTCGAAATGGCACCTGTACGTGACTTTGCTGGTGCTGGAGAGAATCTACGTCACCCTTATTCTAAGGCACTGTGGAATGCATTGCCACAGAACGGCTTTCAGCCCTTAGCAGGTTCGCAGCCATTACATGATCAACTTCCTAAGGGATGCTTTTTCGGTCCGCGCTGCTCTCTGAAAACAGAAATGTGCGAGCAACATTTGCCAGAGCTACGGGGACTTAGGGATGGTAGTGTGAGGTGTATCCATGCAACTTAA
- a CDS encoding DMT family transporter: protein MNKQHVNGYLLAFLTVLIWGTTYIFTKNLLNHLSPFEILMYRFLIAYGLLLLIYPKFDFSFAWKVEGLFFLLGLLGVTSYFLLENIALSFTQASNVGLIVSAIPLFAAIVAHFMHKDERFQKDQLFGFMVAITGIFLVIFNGAYLLDVSPTGDLLALLCAVIWAVYSNLLKKVDNSMSPILMARKTFFYGILTMTPIMLFNGVSVQFASIRSMEVIGSILFLALLASILAFVMWNKAIKLIGSVKTTTFIYLVPLITMVSSAIFLKEQITGIMIIGAVLILFGVHLGTNRTIAKP, encoded by the coding sequence ATGAACAAACAACATGTAAATGGTTATTTATTAGCGTTTTTAACAGTGTTAATTTGGGGGACAACGTATATTTTTACAAAGAATTTACTCAACCATCTGAGTCCTTTTGAAATACTAATGTACCGCTTTCTTATTGCTTATGGATTATTACTACTAATTTATCCCAAGTTTGATTTTTCCTTTGCCTGGAAGGTAGAGGGGTTATTCTTTTTGTTAGGGTTATTAGGAGTTACCTCATATTTTTTACTAGAAAACATAGCTCTTAGTTTCACGCAGGCGTCTAATGTTGGCTTAATCGTGTCGGCCATTCCTTTGTTTGCTGCGATTGTCGCCCATTTTATGCATAAGGATGAACGCTTCCAGAAAGATCAATTATTTGGCTTTATGGTTGCTATTACAGGAATTTTTCTTGTTATCTTTAATGGTGCATACCTGTTGGATGTAAGTCCTACTGGAGATCTACTAGCGTTATTATGTGCGGTAATTTGGGCAGTTTACTCTAACTTATTGAAAAAAGTAGACAATAGTATGTCGCCAATACTAATGGCGAGGAAGACTTTTTTCTACGGGATTTTGACAATGACACCTATTATGCTTTTCAATGGGGTTTCGGTACAATTTGCTAGCATACGTTCAATGGAGGTAATTGGTAGCATATTATTTTTAGCATTATTGGCGTCAATACTGGCATTTGTCATGTGGAACAAAGCAATTAAACTGATAGGGTCTGTAAAAACAACGACCTTTATTTACTTAGTACCACTTATTACGATGGTTTCTTCTGCGATTTTTTTAAAAGAACAGATTACAGGTATTATGATAATAGGTGCTGTCCTTATTCTATTTGGTGTTCATTTGGGGACGAATAGAACAATAGCAAAGCCATAA
- a CDS encoding formate dehydrogenase subunit gamma, which translates to MKILRQSLSNRIVHWVSAISILMLIITGFGQMPLYGRYLVVQPPGTRWLTSYEITLYMHYIFAAVLLFIIFYHLAYHFLRKEFHILPKKGDLKASFEIIKAMILRRPEPASEKYLPEQRLAYAYFAFAIAMVVITGIFKVIKNIQGVNVSNSLILWGAQLHNLATMLIILGIIMHLAAFAFKANRKMLSGMFTGYVNKEYVQERHSIWYHELEGQEEKKEN; encoded by the coding sequence ATGAAGATTCTTAGGCAATCATTGTCGAATCGCATCGTTCATTGGGTATCGGCCATCTCAATATTAATGCTGATTATCACTGGCTTTGGACAAATGCCCTTATACGGTAGGTACTTAGTAGTTCAACCTCCAGGCACCCGTTGGCTAACCAGCTACGAAATCACACTATATATGCATTATATCTTTGCTGCCGTATTACTGTTTATTATCTTTTACCACCTTGCCTACCACTTTCTTCGAAAGGAATTTCATATTTTGCCGAAAAAAGGTGATTTGAAAGCATCTTTTGAAATTATTAAAGCCATGATTTTACGCAGACCTGAACCAGCAAGTGAAAAATATTTGCCTGAACAGAGGCTTGCATACGCTTATTTTGCCTTTGCTATAGCTATGGTAGTTATCACGGGTATATTTAAAGTTATAAAAAACATCCAAGGGGTTAACGTAAGTAATAGTTTGATACTCTGGGGTGCGCAATTACACAACCTGGCAACGATGTTAATAATACTGGGAATCATTATGCATTTAGCTGCATTTGCATTTAAAGCTAATAGGAAAATGCTTTCTGGAATGTTTACAGGCTATGTAAATAAAGAATACGTGCAAGAACGCCACTCTATTTGGTATCATGAATTAGAAGGTCAAGAAGAGAAAAAAGAAAATTAA
- a CDS encoding AraC family transcriptional regulator — MIDYYKVNSSSFFEIKECHNRVHAEQEHFHEELSIAVIHKGQTTVQFEGRPYLFCAKDLIVIPPRLIHNCCPEVIEDWKFSMIYINYQWFMNSFKLMIDKHKLFHCSLADDEFQVLHQYIESLKKVDDKSFLESQLIELLDTFFVQKSNDFESVVIHSKEKQEIAIVKEYIEEHFADRLTLEDLVNISSLSKFHLLRVFKNIYKVSPLSYQRNLRFNFAKNELRKGKALADVAVALGYYDQSHFTNEFQKFTGTTPMEYRKNI, encoded by the coding sequence ATGATAGATTACTACAAAGTTAACAGCTCTAGTTTTTTTGAAATTAAAGAATGCCACAATAGAGTACACGCAGAGCAAGAGCATTTCCATGAGGAGCTATCAATTGCAGTCATACATAAAGGTCAGACGACAGTTCAATTTGAGGGAAGGCCTTATCTTTTCTGTGCAAAGGATTTAATTGTAATTCCTCCTAGGCTTATTCATAACTGTTGTCCAGAAGTAATAGAAGATTGGAAATTTAGTATGATTTATATCAATTATCAATGGTTTATGAACTCATTTAAATTAATGATTGATAAACATAAGCTGTTTCATTGTAGCCTCGCAGACGACGAATTTCAAGTGCTACATCAATATATAGAGTCCCTAAAAAAAGTTGATGATAAATCATTTCTTGAATCCCAATTGATAGAGTTACTTGATACGTTTTTTGTTCAGAAGAGCAATGACTTTGAATCGGTCGTAATTCATTCAAAAGAAAAACAAGAAATTGCAATCGTTAAAGAATACATAGAAGAGCATTTTGCAGATAGACTTACTTTGGAAGATTTAGTGAATATATCGTCCTTGAGCAAATTTCATTTATTACGAGTATTTAAAAATATTTACAAAGTATCGCCATTATCGTATCAGCGGAATTTGCGTTTTAACTTTGCCAAGAATGAGCTGCGTAAGGGGAAAGCGCTAGCTGATGTAGCAGTCGCGCTCGGATATTACGACCAGAGTCATTTTACCAATGAATTTCAAAAATTTACTGGTACAACCCCTATGGAATATCGGAAAAACATATAA
- a CDS encoding ABC transporter substrate-binding protein — protein sequence MQTSRVYKMICMFLVIAVVVAAIVGCGKSSQTSQPSEQENQQENIQTENTQKDELVLAVRSEPDDGFDPTTGWGRYGSPLFQSTLLTFDDELNVVNDLAVNYLISEDGLTWTVEIRDDVVFSDGVPLTAQDVVYTFETAKSSGSVVDLNVLESIEAVSDYTIEFTLERTHSAFIDILITLGIVPKHAHGSGYGEHPVGSGPFTFVQWDKGQQLIIERNPKYYGKQPNFRKITFLYLDENTALAAAKAGQVDLAAVPAAFGLQIVNNMRVEALQSVDNRGILFPFVPAGQTSADGLPVGNDVTADLAIRQAINVGINRAALVEGVLEGFGTPAYTVADGLPWWNSDTVIEDADFEAAKAILRDGGWEETAADGILRKGDIKAEFRLVYPISDNTRQSLALAVADLIRPLGINIIPEGKSWDDIGRIKHSDAVLFGWGAHTPLEMYHLHSSEMAGSGWFNSGFYSNPQVDEYMAKALAAGTVEEANQYWQKAQWDGSTGISAKGDAPWAWLVNLDHVYFVHEQLDIGNQRVQPHGHGWPVTANIVDWQWK from the coding sequence ATGCAAACAAGTAGAGTTTATAAAATGATTTGTATGTTTTTAGTAATTGCTGTTGTGGTTGCTGCCATTGTAGGCTGTGGTAAATCAAGTCAAACAAGTCAACCATCAGAACAAGAAAACCAACAAGAAAATATACAGACAGAAAACACACAAAAAGACGAATTAGTGTTAGCGGTACGCTCTGAGCCAGATGATGGATTCGACCCGACTACAGGCTGGGGACGCTATGGTTCACCATTATTCCAAAGTACCTTACTTACATTTGATGACGAATTAAATGTTGTTAATGATTTAGCAGTTAACTATTTAATCAGCGAAGATGGACTGACATGGACTGTAGAAATCCGTGATGATGTTGTGTTTTCTGATGGAGTTCCATTAACAGCACAAGACGTTGTCTATACATTTGAAACAGCAAAAAGTAGTGGATCTGTAGTTGATTTAAACGTTCTTGAAAGCATAGAAGCAGTAAGTGATTATACAATAGAGTTTACTTTAGAAAGAACTCATTCTGCATTTATAGACATATTAATAACACTTGGGATTGTTCCAAAACATGCCCATGGGAGTGGATATGGGGAACATCCTGTAGGTTCAGGTCCATTCACATTCGTACAATGGGATAAGGGTCAGCAATTAATTATCGAACGAAACCCTAAATACTACGGCAAACAGCCTAATTTTAGAAAAATTACGTTTCTTTACTTAGATGAGAATACTGCGTTAGCAGCAGCTAAGGCTGGGCAAGTAGATTTAGCAGCAGTACCAGCAGCATTTGGCTTACAGATTGTTAACAACATGCGCGTTGAAGCTCTTCAAAGTGTAGATAATCGTGGTATTTTATTCCCGTTTGTTCCTGCTGGGCAAACATCAGCGGATGGTTTGCCAGTTGGTAATGACGTTACAGCAGATTTAGCCATTCGCCAGGCAATTAACGTTGGTATTAATCGTGCAGCATTAGTGGAAGGCGTATTAGAAGGATTTGGTACACCTGCCTACACGGTGGCAGATGGTCTTCCGTGGTGGAATTCAGATACAGTAATAGAAGATGCCGATTTTGAAGCGGCGAAAGCAATTTTGCGTGACGGTGGTTGGGAAGAGACGGCTGCAGATGGTATTTTGCGTAAAGGGGATATAAAGGCTGAGTTTAGATTGGTTTATCCAATTAGTGATAATACGCGTCAATCATTAGCACTAGCTGTAGCTGATTTAATTAGACCACTAGGTATTAACATCATACCAGAAGGTAAAAGTTGGGACGATATTGGAAGAATTAAGCATTCAGATGCTGTGTTGTTTGGTTGGGGCGCCCATACACCACTAGAGATGTATCATTTACACAGCTCGGAGATGGCAGGGAGCGGTTGGTTTAATAGTGGTTTTTACAGTAATCCTCAGGTAGATGAATACATGGCTAAAGCGTTAGCGGCAGGAACTGTTGAAGAAGCTAATCAATACTGGCAGAAAGCTCAGTGGGATGGTAGCACAGGTATTAGTGCCAAAGGAGATGCTCCGTGGGCGTGGCTGGTAAATCTTGATCATGTATATTTTGTTCATGAACAATTAGATATAGGAAATCAAAGAGTTCAGCCCCACGGACATGGCTGGCCGGTAACAGCGAACATTGTGGATTGGCAATGGAAATAA